In the Pocillopora verrucosa isolate sample1 chromosome 4, ASM3666991v2, whole genome shotgun sequence genome, attttatctttccgTTCTACTGACAAACATCTCATCGTTTTTTGCTATTTGCATACGTTCAACACGGCAGCACAATTGATAATAAGAACATTCGCGAAACAGAATTCTGTCCCCAAGGTAAGCAAACATTTATCATCTTCCGCTTAGAAAAACCggcaccaaaaaaaattaaaatggtgCTGAAATCTAAGTTACGGCTATTTTGATGCatgtttcttatattttttccttcaattttccCCCAGTAACTTGGtctatttagaaaataaaactaaagaaaaagatGTTTAGTGTACGGGGAAAATTTTCTTGCAGGGCTGAAAGTAGGCACGTATCTCTAACAGGTGTCTTAAACGTCTCTAATTTCGTATCGGGAGTCTTTGTCTCCAATTCCAATGCGTGTCATATCTGCTCACCAAACTAGTAAACAACGAATAaaaggggtaattttctaaagaaactgtagtgttTTGTCTGTGGGGGATATtgcaaggtaatttggttttaccaactgagtaGACAATTTGAATAGGTTAAAAAATCAATTGCGGTGGCCAGTCTAAATGATCAGCTCAGTTCTTAGACATGACGTTTTCTGCCCAAAATTCTGCTTGCTTTAGAAACAGAATTATGCTCTGGGAAACAGGTGGAGGTCACTGTGTTATTGCGTGCTTTTCGTTCCGaaaaaatgtatagaaaataaAAGGGTTTCGTTCGTCCCTAGTTACCTTCTATTATCAGCTTGGCACGTTCTAAACACCAGCGCTCTCAACATTGCATTAATTTCAGCCtcaaattttatcataaaaaggttctttaaaaaaagagttCAGGTAATGCGCTGATCTTATGATCTTATGCGCTGATCTCTGTTTCTTGCTTCAGAACTTGGATCAATCATTTTAATGGCAACTGGTTCAAACACTTCAGTTGCCGCGGGGCCTTCTACAGAACGTCTTCATTCGTTCAATCCTGCGAAAAGCCGCTTGTACTGGACTATACGAGTGTTTCTCGCACTTTTCACGATTCTCGGAAATACCCCACTGATATTTCTCCTCGTAACAAGACGGAGGCTGCGACGCAACCTGTCAAACAAGTTTGTCCTGTCCTTAAACTTGGCGGACTTGTGCGTGGGATTGTTTGTAACCCCACCTGAGTTACTATGCACCTACTGGACAACATGCTCCAGAGAGATCCAGCTGGCGATGTACGAATTTTTCGTCTACACCTCACTGTTGAGCTTATGTCTGGTGACTTGGGATCGTTACAAGTCTGTCACTCGTCCTTTAACGTACCCCGTCGTAATTGAAGTCAGTCAGTACTTGATCCCTATCTTGTTATGTTGGTTCGTTCCTTTATTCGTGACCCTCCTTCACTTCACCTACCTACTGAAGAGTCCTGAGGAACAGGGAACGGGGATGAAAGCGTTTGCCATCACCGAAACACTCCTGTTTGTGGGACTTCCTTGCATTGCGCTACCTCTGGCGTACTTGCGAATCGTGTGCATCATACAGAGACATAAGAAACAGGAGAAGCGCCTCAAAGATCAAGTGGACTTCAACTACTCCGTTACTATGTCTGCAGAAGATGTGCTGAAAGAAACAGAATTCACTGCACCGAATCTGACCGTGGTCAGTGCAAGGAGTAGAGCACAGAGCGAATTGTCAAGTGCTGGAATGGAATCTGATGTGGAACGCTCTACAGATGGTAAAACTGCACCTCTCAAGGCAAAACCAAGACATCCAAATCACGATCGATCTATCACGGTACTTGGCATCGTGATCTTGGTGTTCGTTGGTTGCTGGCTCTTTGCAGCCTATCTTCATTTTAAACAATCTTTCAGCAACACAGAAGCTCCGACTCACTCGCCTCACACCACTATGAATATATCGTGGTTGTTCCTTCTGGCTCACTCTGCCATGAATCCCTTTTTTTACGGGCTGATTAAGAGggacataaagaaggaaatcaaAAATGTATAACATGCCGCGGATAGATGAGGGACTCAGCAGGAACGCAAGATGTTTCTTCAGCTATCTTGGCCAAACGCGGGGTTTGGTTTACCAATAGGGAGGGTGAAACAGTTTTGCATGGTAATGTGCTCGCAACCACGCCTGTAGATTACAGCTGTCACGCTACGTCTCTCCAGATGTGGAGGCCACAAAATCCATTTCCATACAGCGAAAGAAAACTAGACGTAAGCATTTCCCATGGAAATAAATTGGAAATGACTGATGTAACACTAGATTGTTAAATAAGTGAAAGCTCCAATTTGGCTAAGTTGCTAGTGAAATCACCCATGTTTAGATCCAGAAGTCATTCAGAAGTTTTGATAAATTTGCAGTTCGGTCAAAAAAGACCTACTCATTCACAACGCAGTCCATCAGCCAGGTGTGTTTTATTCAtgcctatttttctttttggaacgCTAATTTTATCATGATATGTCGCGTAATGTAATTTGTAAAAGAGGGGGGGGTGTGTTTATTTGAACGGACAAGACTTCGTCCATACCGCTTTATAGAGCGCATAGAGAATTGCTTCAGCGATCGatacagttttcaattgagtgacgAAAGTCATCCGGGAAGTGACctgtgattggtgcagaaaACTCCAACCAATAAGATTCAAGATTAgaaaaccaatcgcgacttggtcatccacgttttcccgcgcctctAACACTCATTTTTCCTTTGAGTGCTCATTGGCTCTGTAGAGCATTTTGTCCCTtgtgatttctttagttttggCAGTAAAGACGCTCAATCAAAAATTCTGCATGAATTCAAGTTTCTCGTTTTAGTCTGACGTCATGCGCCGAAGATAAAAGTTTCTCCCATTCGTTTGTTGCATGAACCGAGCTTTTACCGATACATGTGCGTTTATGTCAAGAGAAAATATCATGAATACTTAAAAACAATGCTTATTGTATAAACAATAATAGATATTAAAAAATAGGCCAGAGACTTCTTCTAGAGCGGAGCCTTTCGAACAAAAATGAACGGAGCGACAAAAGCTTACGGGAAGAAACATCGAACAAATACTGTGAATACGGACGAAAGAGTCCGATAACAGACTCAAGGGTCCGACAATGAATGGAACCATCCGAAAATTTAGGCAAGCGTCCGAAATCAAACAGCAATTTCCGAGAACggtcaaaattgtcaaaaattgaATGGAGGAAAAGGGAATAGACTTTGGACATGCGACTTAGCTCCGTTTTTAACAGCGCTGAAAATAGACGAAAAACgggaatggaaaaaaaatttcatttcccCACAATATTAAAAAACAGTCGGCACAGAGGAATGAAAACGTATCTCTAgcaaaaaacatatttcactACTTAAAGCCACGCGAAAGGATAACCTCTGATCTCACATTACCAACTTTTATTAGCCTTTTCCACTGGTAAACAACATACAAATTTATTGTACAATAAAATATACTATAACAACGCGTTTACAATCGTTTGGTGTCTTTTATTTCCGCGCTAGAATCATGATAATCAAGACGCAACCTACTCGTTCCTTTACGACAGTTTGGCTTCCATTTGATTTAATTCACACCTTCCCGAGTCTCTCCTCCCAAGGAAAAATGAAAGCCATGCGACGAAAACAAAACGACAAGTTGCCCAATTATGGTGTACTGCACACTTGCGCACCTGCGGCGCTAAATAAATTTTGGGGCCAAAATTGTCACGACCTACTTTTAATATTTCTAATGAGTACTAATATTATACATAATTCTTTTTAATAGCAGTAATTAATAGGCTGAGTAATGCCTTCAAATCGCCACTCTTAGAATTACAAACCCTCCCACATAGTCCATCACTACAGATCAGAGCGGAATAATAATTTATCGCCACTGAAATATTTCGTTAAATATCAAAATCTCAAACCCTCATGAGTATTAACACGCATTTGAACCCGAATTCAAAAGTTAATCTTTTAAGAACATGAACGAAAGTTTAAAGCTAGTTGGTTGCTTTTTTCGTGAAGATTTGATTAATTCATAAACTTAAATTGTTTCCTAGCAAACTTTAGAAAGCACTCACGCTAAAAAAAGGGCAGATTGTATCTAAATTCAACGGACAAAACTCCCCCAGCTTCAACCCAAACTACGCAATATAAATATACGGTtaagaaacacaaaacacaTTTCCTTATTACCGATTTTTAACAATTCACgacatgtatatgtatatataatagcaataacaaattaaaaaattgacaatgcCAAAAATTGGACAACCATTGAgcaaatgtttgaaaaaagtaACATACAGAAGATATAGCAATACTAAATCactaaaatcaaataaacaagaCAAACGTATCACTGACCTAGCCAAAAATATAACTTCACAATACTAATTTACAGTTTCTTTTCGTTAATACTAACTCTATCTGAAATGACGAAATACATCCATTGTTTTACACGACACCATAAATTGTCAGCAAGTCAAatcacattattatttttttttctcacgaTACATATTTATCAATGGACACTACGTTTGTCAAGAGTTAATCAAACGATTCTTGAAAGAATA is a window encoding:
- the LOC131773503 gene encoding octopamine receptor beta-2R-like, with the protein product MATGSNTSVAAGPSTERLHSFNPAKSRLYWTIRVFLALFTILGNTPLIFLLVTRRRLRRNLSNKFVLSLNLADLCVGLFVTPPELLCTYWTTCSREIQLAMYEFFVYTSLLSLCLVTWDRYKSVTRPLTYPVVIEVSQYLIPILLCWFVPLFVTLLHFTYLLKSPEEQGTGMKAFAITETLLFVGLPCIALPLAYLRIVCIIQRHKKQEKRLKDQVDFNYSVTMSAEDVLKETEFTAPNLTVVSARSRAQSELSSAGMESDVERSTDGKTAPLKAKPRHPNHDRSITVLGIVILVFVGCWLFAAYLHFKQSFSNTEAPTHSPHTTMNISWLFLLAHSAMNPFFYGLIKRDIKKEIKNV